The Helianthus annuus cultivar XRQ/B chromosome 11, HanXRQr2.0-SUNRISE, whole genome shotgun sequence region TTACACGGGATATCCCCGATGGTCGTGCGAAGGACAGAAGCGCTGGTAATCCTAGGACAAGTACTAAAGGTACACGTGGCAGAGCAGTGGACCAATGAGCATCCAACAGGCTGTATCTGATCATGCTCCACGATTAACAATCGTACAGGAGCCAAAAAGGTACACAAGGACGCAAACGTGCCACCAATCAGCATGCGTCGACATTTGCTCCACTATCTCTAAATAGCCGCTGATGACAGACAAGACAAAAAGGACATCGGTCAGGCCACGTGGTTCCATTCAGCGTGCACCAGCTTCCCTCTCACCTAGAAGCACCAACGGTCGTGGCAGGGGGGACAAAACAGATATTCCTTGTTGTTGACTATAGGCCCAAGgtccatcagcccatctccttccataccactccggctataaatagtgAGCTTCACCTCCAGGTTTAAGGATTCCGCTTCCTGGCCCCCTCACTCTTAATCACACACTTTTGCTCCCTCACTCTTAATCACACACTTTTATCCTCAAAAcatatacttattctcacgccagaggGTGGTTACGAGAACCCCCTATTCCCGTCTTCATAACGAGCTTAACGGTGTGTTTAGTGTTTTACCATTTTTTCTCGATCCATGGTTAATCAGGGAATCCCTTTTCCACCTATCGGTGCACGCTCTCAATTAGGTACGGTGGAGGACACCTCGCACGTCCTAAACCTACCTAATGACGAGTACATCGAGGGGGAGGGCACAAACGTTGGGGTTGTTCGCACAAGTGGTATCCGTACCACCCAGACGGTAACCCCGACGAATCATGGTGCTGGCCCATCAACACCAGCGCCTCCAGGAATATCTACGTTGTTAGGATTGCTAGAGGGAGAAACTCTCGCCTTCTGGTATGCAAAAAGTCAAGCGACTTTGAATCTCATCTACGCGCAGCTGAGCGCATAGCAAGCACTAAATCAAGCTCAGACACAACCATCTCCACTGGTGACACCTACACCAATGCAAGTGGACAACCAGATTGTGACACCTGGCAATTTAGGCCAGTACCATACTGTTATGACACGTGTAGTGACTGAATAATAATAAGATTTTATTAGATATAATGTTATTTAATAATAACAAAATTTTGGTAAATCCAAACTAAACTAGAAAGTCAGTTGGCAATGAAAAGATAAACGCTTATTGCATAACGaacaaaatgcgaaacgaacgttggtgaccgcccggataatattaaaatcctaaaaatattccGTTATGATTGAAACCCTATTTCTAATAATAATCgtgaagaaaaattaattaaagcGCTTTAAATTCTTTATGTTGAGAATTTAAGCACATACCGCGTGATACCGCGTGTATAATGCGAAACGGGAAAAACGCAGTCAAGCTAGAATGACAAAATATTATTCATTAATATTTTAGTAGGATTATTTTTGTAAgtaataaaataaattttaaaagCATTAAAACGCGATGAAACGTCAGATAAAATACCCGCTAGTCAGTAAAATACCTGCTTTTTACCTGTATTATGTgtatataatatatgtatatgtgtgtatgtgagAGAGGTGATAGGTGGCGGCCAATAAGGTGCCCACCTCTCTCTTGATTTGTGTGTAATGACAAGTGTTAGACATGCAAACAACCTAATCATTTCAAATCTTCTCAGAAACCACCTAAATCTTCTCAAAACCATCAAACacattttcatcttcttcttcccaCAACCTCACGGCCGAAACCATCACTATACCTCcacttttcaaaatttcaacTCATTTTCATGAAGATCATGTCCATTTCAAGCTAGTCTTGATTCGGTTTGAAGATCAAAAGGTGATTTCAAGGCGATTTCAAAGAGGAACAAGCTCATTATCATAAAAAAATCTCATCATCATTCCATTTTCATACTTGAAAGCtataaaattttcattattttaaagtcttgttcttgatgatgatgatgattagcgTGATTCTCAAATACTTGGAATTCTCACAAATCTTCTAAACAAAACAACAAATGgtttttacaaaattaaaaatgagatgaacatatgtatgtgtgtgtagcCGTGAGCATGTATGTGTGTGTTAGAATGTATGTTTCGATTTTTGATTAAAAGTGTTCTTGTAGAATGATTATTTAAATGATTTGAATATCATGCATGTGAAATTTGAAATGATTGAATGATTGAATAAAGTATGAATATGCCATatgttatgataaataaaatattaaagatGATTAATCTTATGTGATGAATATGAAGTAAAATGTGCATAAAGTGCTTGTACATAGACTTGTAGGAtgattttttttgggtaaagggttaccccggtgattctattaaaacaaaCCGCAAaaaagtacaagtagtgaggatgagttcctcactagttcatatataggacatgccccatatatgtaaaccAAAACACAAATGTATCAATGACACCACAAAACCTAGCCTACTTTACATCATGAAAAATAAAGTAGACAAAACaataaacacaaaaacaaaaaacCCAAAACCTCCATCATCAAAAACGAAATAATCACACACCATCCTCCCCTTAACGCGACACAAAAAATGTCTATCCATTGCTGAATTTTGTGGAAGATGTGCTTGCCCCGGCTCTTGAAGATGAAGGACGTGTACCCGAAGTCATAAACTCATTAGTTTCATTATAGACTTCAacaacctcctcctcatccgaaTCCTGCTTGCCATTCGACTGAGTAACCTTTTTCTCCACTCGACCCACAGTGATACCTCCCTGATCTCCATTATCGTCCTTGAGGACAACAAAAGGGTTAGATGTTGAAACCTGGTTTGAACTCCTCAAGGACTGTTTTGGTTTTGGATTGATAATTGGTCTATAAACAAACTTGGGTTTCTGATTTTCATGTGGAGGCCTTGGTTGTTAGCTTTCTTCTTTTTGGAacccacaacctgaaaatcatcacCCATCTTACCAGCTTCCCCATTTAAAACAACCTGATGGCTTTTTGGGCACGAGTTATCTTCATGACCAAACACACAGCAAGAAGAACACCTTAAAGGTtcccaatcatattcaatttTAACCTCCACCTTTGAGTAACCATTACCATCTAAAGAAGGAATTGCAACAGTAACACTCCTCTTTAAATCAGCCCCCGCCTGAACTTCAATAAGTGCCCTAGGATAACTGCTTCTGCCCCAAGACTCAGCACACATCGTGGCAGTATACGACTCCAACATCTTGGGCACCCCTATTTTAGAGGCAACCAAACTAATACCATCCTCAGTATATGCCGctaacggcacatcatgcatctttACCCAAACTGGAATAGCTTTAATATCCTCTTTCTCTAGCTTGACAGAGGCCGACCACTCCTTCAAAATTATCGGAACATTTCTTATCATCCATGGCCCGTCCTCTAACATGTTGTCCATCCCTTCGTTTGttttaaacttaaagaaaaagaatccATTTGCATTCATCATCAATCTCGACAAACCATACTTAACCCAATTGCTTTTAGCAAAAAAATCCACCACAGGAAATGCTAGACGTTTACCCAAGAAATACCCATACAGAATGTTTGCATACCTGTCCGTGACTTGCTTAACTGAAGACAATGGAATAACAACATCAGCTCCATCTATAGTCTCGGTAGACtccattgtcacaccctggcttttgcggaagcgtgggtttagttggtgtgacttctcaataccatagcaacaatcacaacatgctatatgataaaatatttgatgttcatccattaaaatgattaaaaatacataacatattgtcttgaaacaaaaacatcaaccacacgatatgtttacaaaacatgacttgtttaaaagagttcataagactcgacgaAAAGCTACCAACGACACAAGGACttgagacatgcaactcgtccaggaaagagttacacttcccaaacctacgactccggatgacatccttatttagtacgcagctaatcatgcatcacttgccagatccaacttaattccctgaaatacatgtagttttaaaaagtcaacaaaaagttgagcgagttcatgagtAAGTCTGAGTATATAAAACCGTTTAGTATGTCTGTAAGTAAAtttagtccctggtatgtagcaataaggaaatagagatcaccaatgggttgcaaagccaccggtatgtgtgaaaaggtgcagggaaactcaaacctagcaaatttgttaccgggcttccggctggaagacacagtcaccactatgggccgccccggcctcacgggtgtgggctcgctacacccaaatagatctatcactcttgtgtcccttggtcctataacgaggattaatggcctcaagtgttgtgcccacccttcacatgatctagtagtgtaaaaccctccctaagctatccataccatgtatataaaagtctgaaataatttgtaaacatgtattccacccccgaagtataaaaccgaaaacagtaaaggaatagggggtcatgaactcaccgtagtgcttcttgactcgaacttaaactcttcccgctacacgacaacctacaacgtactaatgtctattagacgaacgggccgtgccttggcttagagtttagtgttttgatttatgttactttggtattatttcgttaaaacaataataattattttaacttaaatagcGTTCGTagaaaatagttagacaactatttcgtatctattttctcgaatattttactaagtgttcggattctcggaaaatttcggcagagtctcctctgtaaatagaggtgtccatgctttaatagcatatcattttcttttatataaaatcaATAGTTCATTTACAATAATCAAACcaacatatagacatacaaaactttacatacttcatttcagctttattactcgaaacagtgctgttttcgaggatttttataaaatagttacccttttctaaaaatcaccaaatttttacagaatatgacatatgttccatagtttattgtgtaaaaatatcaaagtccaattcgttacccatattttataaaaaatcattttcttgactgcaatcagatttgttaccttctgatcacagtttacggaaatattcgctaaaaatcaaccgtaagtccgtttgacgaaattccagttggagggtcgtcctgacaatggtgtctatctactgtaaaaatttcatgagtttgttttatttaggttttaggttatgactccgaaagtaacccactttttctgcagtaaaaatgcagcttgagctgctgtccaaaaataaccttttaaaaatagtaaacggtctcgaaaaattatgattccagtgccatttgtttagttattccaaaacatTCATTTTAGGCTTttgaaaatccgtttttcgacttaaaatgaccccgttacagcctgttgaagttggctggaaatccaactcagcaagctgtttgagtttttgtgtgtgaagaacaatcaacaatcgaacaagaatcgaagtgagacaagagtatgaatggacttactactagcacaaggctagggttataatcttaggatgagatgacaagaaatgatggtgagaaaagccttgaacaaagcttcttgagagcacttcaACTTCTTACTTCTATGGAGGATCTTGGAGCTTGGAATAGGGTTTGTTAGTGAAAGAGATGAAGTTGTgaaggaagatgatgatgaaattCAGTTGTGGTGAGAGGGGGAGGGGTATGTGGGCCGATTTTTAGAGGGAGGAGGGAGAGAGAAGTGGTAAATCTTGAGGAATGATGATAAATTTCTTGGAAATCAAAGAGCCACCCTAATCTAGGTTATGATTGGAATCTCTTGGCCAATCCACAAATTAGGAGATGTttacaaaatcaaaacaaaatatatttgtaaTGATGGGGCtgaattcggttggggggggggggtaa contains the following coding sequences:
- the LOC110942589 gene encoding uncharacterized protein LOC110942589, whose protein sequence is MESTETIDGADVVIPLSSVKQVTDRYANILYGYFLGKRLAFPVVDFFAKSNWVKYGLSRLMMNANGFFFFKFKTNEGMDNMLEDGPWMIRNVPIILKEWSASVKLEKEDIKAIPVWVKMHDVPLAAYTEDGISLVASKIGVPKMLESYTATMCAESWGRSSYPRALIEVQAGADLKRSVTVAIPSLDGNGYSKVEVKIEYDWEPLRCSSCCVFGHEDNSCPKSHQVVLNGEAGKMGDDFQSLRSSNQVSTSNPFVVLKDDNGDQGGITVGRVEKKVTQSNGKQDSDEEEVVEVYNETNEFMTSGTRPSSSRAGASTSSTKFSNG